The Caldicellulosiruptor changbaiensis genome has a segment encoding these proteins:
- a CDS encoding VanZ family protein gives MKRKIYIRWTLVFVWMAVIFYFSSQEGAISHQKSFSIALFIERIIEALAGKDIITAANRKGFEFLIRKIAHVTEYFILCMLFYGAFFETNKSSKKSAILSAIFSVLYAISDEFHQIFVFGRGPSPVDVLIDSIGIFGYLGIRSMKGKLNKTMKMNCDENKGEGL, from the coding sequence GTGAAAAGAAAAATATACATAAGATGGACACTTGTCTTTGTGTGGATGGCTGTGATTTTTTACTTTTCATCCCAAGAAGGAGCTATTTCGCACCAAAAAAGCTTTTCAATTGCACTTTTTATTGAAAGGATAATTGAGGCATTAGCAGGAAAAGACATTATAACAGCTGCAAACAGAAAAGGTTTTGAGTTTTTAATAAGAAAGATTGCGCATGTTACAGAGTACTTTATCTTATGTATGCTGTTTTATGGAGCTTTTTTTGAGACAAACAAAAGTTCAAAAAAATCTGCCATATTAAGTGCTATTTTTTCGGTCCTTTATGCTATTTCAGACGAGTTTCATCAGATATTTGTCTTTGGCAGAGGTCCAAGCCCCGTTGACGTGTTGATTGACTCAATAGGGATATTTGGGTATTTGGGGATAAGAAGTATGAAAGGTAAATTAAATAAAACTATGAAGATGAATTGTGATGAAAATAAAGGAGAAGGCTTATAA
- a CDS encoding transposase — protein MTKNIKAQNKKFLKLLFVIKKVTEVLSRKIKQNRRGRPRKFNLFQIIACLVYKVKKGIKSFRELEYRINQDTEFKQVVGIEESPDYSYFAKLSRKIEKEYMQDIKDILIAKIEPDMSIAIVDSTPLRSAKNDSEAKIGIHITIGFFRGYKLHLLCTGKEEVIPLFWILTGANEHDSRQEELLYRAWGFGCEIVLADAGYDCSRWFNIANELKVKFVAGINKRNMKNKNNVSNSFRSKNIRFLETEEGKKLYKQRTKIERLFSKLKGEYNLENVRLKGFRNYKRYIDWILITFLFEQLLRKLEGKKFSFAYEWNQ, from the coding sequence ATGACTAAGAATATTAAAGCACAAAATAAGAAATTTTTAAAGCTGCTTTTTGTAATAAAAAAGGTTACTGAAGTTTTATCGAGGAAGATAAAGCAAAATAGAAGGGGACGACCGAGGAAATTTAATCTGTTTCAGATAATAGCTTGTTTGGTTTATAAAGTTAAAAAGGGGATAAAGAGTTTCAGAGAATTAGAATATCGAATAAATCAAGACACAGAGTTTAAGCAAGTAGTAGGTATAGAAGAAAGTCCGGACTATTCATATTTTGCAAAGTTGTCAAGAAAAATAGAAAAAGAATACATGCAAGATATAAAAGACATATTAATAGCTAAGATAGAACCTGATATGAGTATAGCGATAGTAGACTCTACGCCGCTGAGAAGTGCCAAAAATGATTCAGAAGCAAAAATAGGTATACATATTACAATAGGATTTTTCAGGGGATACAAATTACATCTTTTGTGTACAGGTAAAGAAGAAGTAATACCACTTTTCTGGATTTTAACAGGGGCAAATGAACATGACTCAAGACAAGAAGAGCTTTTGTATAGGGCATGGGGCTTTGGCTGTGAGATTGTATTAGCAGATGCGGGATACGATTGTAGCAGATGGTTTAATATAGCAAATGAGCTTAAAGTTAAATTTGTTGCTGGGATAAACAAAAGAAACATGAAAAATAAAAACAATGTTAGCAATAGTTTTAGAAGCAAGAACATAAGATTTTTAGAAACTGAAGAGGGTAAAAAGCTATACAAGCAGAGAACAAAGATTGAAAGACTATTTAGCAAATTAAAAGGTGAATATAATCTTGAGAATGTGAGGCTCAAGGGATTTAGAAATTATAAAAGGTATATTGATTGGATACTAATTACTTTTCTATTTGAGCAACTTCTTAGAAAGTTAGAAGGTAAGAAGTTTTCTTTCGCTTATGAATGGAATCAATAA
- a CDS encoding glycoside hydrolase family 15 protein: MRKPHVIEAIIGNTKVLGQLDSNGILQRFYWPAVDYYQQVKLFLAAVFLDGLVFFEDENFKIKSGFVDDFAYFFEYKIADKTIFQLDFVDFETDSLVRLWETGFEDFYVFLEPMINSSSLFNAAKVDKKNEIIYAYFKGTYIGLAFENKIESFTVKNGISDANDNQLEGWSEATNPQIAVKLKNTGRVVCFLAFGNSKDEVYHKLSYLKQKGYDDIYSQTKAFWEKKFSKVKLVCTEDTKDIELQKRSAYVFYTLQNSKTGGILAASEVDEKFYHCGGYGFVWGRDAAFIVSAMDALGLSKEVEKFFEFKFSCQEKEGFWDQRYYTDGTLAPSWGVQIDETASVVWGFLEHCEKKNSLHLIDLYKDKLKKALLFLIALVDSTKGVVCRSFDLWEEREGIHLYSNASIYAALKKAKKYFPEFESEIEKKLKAIKNQMATRFYSPKLSRYVRSTDVRISREEFLKLPEENRYMQKDERYEITYYFKKQDEVVDISMLGIYYPFEMVDSSDKAFKATILAIERECQNSIVGGYKRYSDDRYIGGNPWILTTLWLAIYYKKTGQIDRAEKLFEWAKAHSLPNGLFPEQVDRITGKPAWVVPLAWSHAMYVLYLYE, encoded by the coding sequence TTGAGAAAGCCGCACGTGATAGAAGCTATAATTGGGAATACAAAGGTTTTAGGGCAGCTTGATTCAAATGGCATATTGCAAAGGTTTTATTGGCCTGCAGTAGATTATTATCAGCAGGTGAAACTCTTTTTGGCAGCGGTTTTTTTGGATGGGCTTGTATTTTTCGAAGATGAAAATTTCAAGATAAAAAGTGGATTTGTGGATGACTTTGCGTACTTTTTTGAATATAAAATTGCAGACAAAACAATTTTTCAGCTTGACTTTGTTGACTTTGAAACAGATAGCTTGGTTCGTTTATGGGAAACTGGCTTCGAAGACTTCTATGTCTTTTTAGAACCTATGATAAATTCTTCAAGCCTTTTTAATGCTGCAAAGGTTGATAAGAAAAATGAAATAATCTATGCATATTTTAAAGGAACTTATATTGGTCTTGCTTTTGAAAACAAAATAGAAAGCTTTACAGTAAAAAACGGAATTAGTGATGCAAACGATAATCAATTGGAAGGTTGGAGTGAGGCAACAAACCCTCAAATTGCTGTAAAACTCAAAAATACAGGGAGGGTTGTATGTTTTCTTGCTTTTGGGAACTCGAAAGATGAGGTCTATCATAAGCTCTCTTATTTAAAGCAAAAGGGATATGACGATATTTACAGTCAAACCAAAGCCTTTTGGGAAAAGAAATTTTCAAAAGTAAAGCTTGTTTGCACAGAAGACACCAAAGACATAGAACTTCAGAAAAGAAGTGCCTATGTATTTTATACTCTGCAAAATTCCAAAACAGGTGGAATTTTAGCTGCATCTGAGGTTGACGAGAAGTTTTACCATTGTGGCGGGTATGGTTTTGTGTGGGGAAGAGACGCTGCGTTTATAGTATCTGCAATGGATGCGCTTGGACTCTCAAAGGAGGTTGAAAAGTTTTTTGAATTTAAATTTTCTTGTCAGGAAAAAGAAGGTTTTTGGGATCAGAGATACTATACAGACGGTACTTTGGCACCAAGCTGGGGAGTTCAGATTGATGAGACAGCTTCTGTTGTATGGGGCTTTTTAGAACATTGCGAGAAGAAAAATTCTCTTCATTTGATTGATTTGTATAAAGATAAGCTCAAAAAAGCACTGCTGTTTTTGATAGCTCTGGTAGACAGTACAAAAGGAGTTGTGTGCAGAAGCTTTGACCTGTGGGAAGAAAGAGAAGGTATTCATCTTTACTCAAATGCAAGCATATATGCAGCGCTAAAGAAAGCCAAAAAATATTTTCCTGAGTTTGAAAGTGAAATTGAAAAGAAATTAAAAGCAATAAAAAATCAGATGGCAACAAGATTTTACAGTCCCAAACTTTCCCGGTATGTAAGGTCAACAGATGTTAGAATTTCAAGAGAGGAATTTTTAAAACTTCCAGAAGAGAACAGGTACATGCAAAAAGATGAGAGATATGAGATAACCTATTATTTCAAAAAGCAAGATGAAGTTGTTGACATTTCAATGCTTGGCATTTATTATCCTTTTGAAATGGTAGATAGCAGCGATAAGGCTTTCAAAGCAACCATTTTGGCTATTGAAAGGGAGTGTCAAAATTCAATTGTCGGGGGCTACAAGAGATACTCTGATGACAGATACATTGGTGGAAATCCATGGATACTGACAACACTCTGGCTTGCAATTTACTACAAAAAAACAGGGCAGATTGACAGGGCAGAAAAACTTTTTGAGTGGGCAAAAGCGCACAGTTTGCCAAACGGACTTTTTCCAGAGCAGGTTGACAGAATAACAGGAAAGCCTGCCTGGGTTGTACCTTTAGCATGGTCTCATGCAATGTATGTGCTGTATCTTTATGAATAA
- a CDS encoding DNA-binding protein: MMRKSWIVLVIILIGFLIKLLQETASAKPIDSNTLINNAFKYDGKVVEFQGEAIGEIMKRGDFAWVNIHDGQNAIGIFMRYEDAKKIKYLGRYRVKGDIVYVKGIFNRACKEHGGDLDIHAHKAEIVKRGYKVDEKVDRAKAVFGIGIFLIGSFLMWIVFRNKW, from the coding sequence ATGATGAGAAAATCTTGGATTGTATTAGTTATAATTCTTATTGGATTTTTGATAAAGCTCCTTCAAGAAACTGCATCTGCAAAACCCATTGATAGCAACACTCTCATTAACAACGCTTTTAAATACGATGGCAAAGTGGTTGAGTTTCAAGGCGAAGCGATTGGCGAGATAATGAAAAGAGGAGATTTTGCGTGGGTCAATATTCATGATGGTCAAAATGCCATCGGAATTTTTATGAGATATGAAGATGCAAAGAAAATAAAATATTTGGGAAGATACCGAGTAAAAGGAGATATTGTTTATGTAAAAGGCATTTTCAATAGAGCTTGCAAAGAACACGGCGGTGATTTGGACATACATGCACACAAGGCTGAGATTGTAAAAAGAGGGTATAAAGTGGATGAGAAAGTTGATAGGGCAAAAGCAGTTTTTGGGATAGGAATTTTCCTTATTGGAAGTTTTCTTATGTGGATTGTGTTTAGAAACAAGTGGTAA
- a CDS encoding glycoside hydrolase family 5 protein — MNKLPRYKGFNLLGLFVPNMSYGFFEDDFKWMSDWGFNFARIPMNYRNWYVEERPEIKEEVLEIIDKVVVWGQKYDIHICLNIHGAPGYCVNEKTKQGYNLWKDVEPLELFVSYWQTFAKRYKGISSKHLSFNLINEPRQFSEEEMTKEDFLKVMTYTIEKIREIDKERLIIIDGVDYGNEPVFELTSLGVAQACRAYIPFELTHYKAGWVEGSDKFSEPSWPLVRDNGEVIDREYLRRHYEKWTKLFDYGVGVICGEGGAYKYTSHDVVLRWLSDVLEVLKKFGIGIALWNLRGPFGIIDSGREDVEYEDFHGHKLDRKLLELLMRF, encoded by the coding sequence ATGAACAAACTTCCAAGATACAAAGGATTCAACCTACTTGGGCTTTTTGTTCCCAATATGAGCTATGGCTTTTTTGAGGACGATTTTAAGTGGATGTCGGACTGGGGATTCAACTTTGCAAGAATACCCATGAACTACAGGAACTGGTATGTAGAAGAAAGACCTGAAATCAAAGAAGAAGTTTTGGAGATAATAGACAAGGTGGTAGTCTGGGGTCAAAAGTATGATATTCATATCTGTCTTAACATACATGGTGCGCCGGGCTATTGTGTGAATGAAAAAACAAAACAGGGGTATAACCTTTGGAAAGATGTAGAGCCGCTTGAACTTTTTGTTTCATACTGGCAGACTTTTGCCAAAAGGTATAAAGGGATATCTTCAAAACATTTGAGTTTTAACCTTATAAACGAACCAAGACAGTTCTCAGAAGAAGAGATGACAAAAGAGGATTTTTTAAAAGTCATGACGTATACAATTGAAAAGATAAGAGAGATTGATAAAGAGAGGCTTATTATAATTGACGGTGTTGACTATGGTAATGAACCTGTTTTTGAGCTCACAAGTTTAGGTGTGGCACAAGCTTGCAGGGCATACATTCCATTTGAGCTGACACATTACAAGGCAGGGTGGGTTGAAGGAAGTGACAAATTTTCTGAGCCTTCATGGCCGCTTGTGCGTGACAATGGTGAGGTTATTGACAGGGAATATTTAAGAAGACATTATGAGAAGTGGACAAAACTATTTGATTATGGAGTTGGGGTTATCTGCGGTGAAGGGGGAGCTTATAAGTACACCTCTCATGATGTTGTTTTAAGATGGCTATCTGATGTTCTGGAAGTTTTAAAAAAGTTTGGTATTGGCATTGCGCTTTGGAATTTGAGAGGACCGTTTGGAATAATTGATTCAGGAAGAGAAGATGTGGAGTATGAAGACTTTCATGGTCACAAGCTTGACAGAAAGCTATTAGAGCTTTTGATGAGATTTTAG
- a CDS encoding ATP-binding cassette domain-containing protein has translation MLLEVKNVTKWYGSRKKIALENVSFSLDKGKIVGLIGENGAGKTTLLKLIAGFVQPSTGEILIEGKKVGLLTRRFVAFLPDTIMFEKWMRVSDAIEFFKDFYDDFDNSKAFKLLEKLKVNPKEKVHQLSRGNIEKFSIAMLFSRDTKLYLLDEPLAYVDPVSRDFVFEMILQNISEEKSIIISTNIISEIEHIFDEVIFLNNGKILYYGSTERIREEKGLSINQFFKEVLKDENI, from the coding sequence GTGCTTCTTGAAGTTAAAAACGTAACAAAGTGGTATGGTTCAAGAAAGAAAATAGCTTTGGAAAATGTTAGCTTTTCCTTGGATAAAGGTAAAATTGTGGGACTGATAGGCGAAAATGGAGCAGGGAAAACCACTCTTTTAAAACTCATTGCTGGGTTTGTTCAGCCAAGTACTGGAGAGATTTTAATTGAAGGCAAGAAGGTTGGGCTTTTGACAAGAAGGTTTGTTGCTTTTTTACCTGATACAATTATGTTTGAGAAATGGATGAGAGTAAGTGATGCCATTGAGTTTTTTAAAGATTTTTATGATGATTTTGACAACTCAAAAGCATTTAAATTGTTGGAGAAGTTAAAAGTTAATCCCAAGGAGAAGGTACATCAGTTATCAAGAGGAAATATAGAAAAATTTTCCATTGCAATGCTCTTTTCCAGAGACACAAAACTATATCTTTTAGATGAACCTTTAGCGTATGTTGACCCTGTTTCAAGAGATTTTGTCTTTGAGATGATATTACAAAATATATCAGAAGAAAAAAGCATCATAATTTCAACTAACATCATATCTGAAATTGAACACATATTTGATGAAGTTATATTCTTAAATAATGGAAAAATACTTTATTATGGTTCAACCGAAAGAATAAGAGAAGAAAAGGGACTTTCAATAAACCAGTTTTTCAAAGAGGTGCTCAAAGATGAAAATATTTAA
- a CDS encoding sugar phosphate nucleotidyltransferase translates to MKGIIMAGGSGTRLRPLTVSLPKPMIPFFGRPVMEYAVKLLKAHGIFDIATTLQYHPDKIINYFEDGQKWGVHIKHFVEDRPLGTAGSVKNAKGFLDETFVVLSGDGITNADLTSAIKFHKQKGSKVTIVLKEVEIPIEYGIVLTDEEGRIQRFFEKPSWSEVFSNLANTGIYIIEPEILDFIEDGKPFDFSKDLFPKLLKEKVPMFGFKMDGYWCDIGDVGSYIKAHRDVFRLGGILDLDLKSPKISKDSNISPNAKISQSVFIGSECEIEDDVEIGEFCVIGDGVKIAKGTKLERAILWSGSFIGKNCELKSCIICSKSILKDYVRVSEKAVVGENNLLKDFVEVKSEAKIWPEKTIESGTVIDENIYWGTEVIKSVFWVRGITGDFNQEITPQFAIKLGNSIGSVFDKNARILIGDDYTEKSSVIRKAIETGCQITGARLYRTRGVILPIFRYIVKDYYDAGIYVRSRGNSIRIEIFDQNGMNIDKSLERKIENLFVTCDFRTSSNINFVNELVSSPLEMYFSRLEETFETSAFKGLKVCIVSEDKSIISLFDKISERYSLKITLISGGSKQCIENLKNLCVQNEYDVGFLVDRQGEHFIMMVGDCTVYGEKLKMLLAWLEMKKFKNDHMILPEFFKAFISDVDRLLDVPVRYTGNEIRDYMKVVLEEGIDYFFYYDAVSSVMLILEKLAEVKDLIDKVKKLEEIHV, encoded by the coding sequence ATGAAAGGCATTATAATGGCAGGTGGGTCTGGGACAAGGCTCAGACCTTTGACGGTGTCGCTTCCAAAACCGATGATACCTTTTTTCGGCAGACCAGTTATGGAGTATGCGGTAAAGCTTCTTAAAGCCCATGGAATTTTTGATATTGCAACCACCCTTCAGTATCATCCTGACAAGATAATCAACTATTTTGAGGATGGGCAAAAGTGGGGGGTTCATATCAAACACTTTGTTGAAGACAGACCTCTTGGCACAGCAGGTTCTGTCAAGAATGCAAAAGGGTTTTTAGATGAGACTTTTGTTGTCTTGAGCGGGGATGGAATTACAAATGCAGACCTCACAAGCGCTATAAAGTTTCATAAGCAGAAGGGCAGCAAGGTCACAATTGTATTAAAAGAGGTTGAAATACCAATAGAGTATGGTATTGTTCTTACAGACGAGGAAGGAAGGATTCAAAGGTTTTTTGAGAAGCCTTCCTGGAGTGAGGTCTTTTCAAACCTTGCAAACACAGGGATATATATAATTGAACCAGAGATACTCGACTTTATAGAAGATGGCAAACCATTTGATTTTAGCAAGGATTTGTTCCCAAAACTTTTGAAAGAAAAAGTACCCATGTTTGGGTTTAAGATGGACGGGTACTGGTGTGACATTGGTGATGTGGGAAGCTACATCAAAGCTCACAGGGATGTGTTCAGGCTGGGTGGAATACTTGACCTTGATCTGAAAAGTCCCAAAATTTCTAAGGACTCCAACATTTCACCAAACGCAAAGATAAGCCAAAGTGTGTTTATTGGAAGTGAGTGTGAGATAGAAGACGATGTTGAAATAGGCGAGTTTTGTGTAATTGGTGATGGTGTAAAGATTGCAAAAGGAACTAAGCTGGAAAGGGCTATACTTTGGAGCGGCAGTTTCATAGGCAAAAACTGTGAGCTAAAAAGCTGTATCATCTGCAGCAAATCCATTTTGAAAGACTATGTAAGAGTGTCTGAAAAGGCAGTTGTGGGTGAAAACAACCTTTTGAAAGATTTTGTCGAGGTCAAGTCAGAAGCCAAAATCTGGCCTGAAAAAACAATTGAATCTGGCACAGTGATAGATGAAAACATCTACTGGGGAACAGAGGTTATAAAGAGCGTATTTTGGGTTCGTGGAATTACAGGTGATTTTAATCAGGAGATAACACCCCAGTTTGCTATAAAACTTGGAAATTCTATCGGTTCTGTCTTTGACAAAAACGCAAGGATTTTAATTGGCGATGATTATACAGAAAAGAGCAGTGTCATTAGAAAAGCAATTGAGACAGGATGCCAGATAACTGGTGCAAGACTTTACAGGACAAGAGGAGTAATACTTCCAATTTTCAGATACATTGTCAAGGACTATTACGACGCTGGCATATATGTGCGCTCAAGAGGGAATAGCATAAGGATTGAGATATTTGACCAAAACGGTATGAACATTGACAAGTCGCTTGAGAGAAAAATTGAAAACTTGTTTGTTACGTGCGATTTTAGGACCTCTTCAAACATCAATTTTGTAAATGAACTTGTCTCATCACCGCTTGAGATGTACTTTTCAAGGCTTGAAGAGACGTTCGAAACTTCTGCGTTCAAAGGTTTGAAAGTTTGTATAGTCTCAGAAGACAAATCTATAATTTCACTTTTTGATAAGATTTCTGAGCGATATAGCTTAAAGATCACCTTAATTAGCGGTGGTTCAAAACAGTGCATAGAAAACCTTAAAAATTTGTGTGTACAAAATGAGTATGATGTAGGGTTCTTGGTTGACAGGCAAGGAGAACATTTTATCATGATGGTAGGAGACTGCACAGTATACGGGGAAAAGCTCAAAATGCTCCTTGCATGGCTTGAGATGAAAAAGTTCAAAAATGACCATATGATTTTGCCAGAGTTCTTCAAGGCGTTTATAAGCGATGTGGACAGGCTTTTGGATGTCCCTGTAAGATATACTGGAAATGAGATTAGAGATTATATGAAGGTGGTTTTAGAAGAAGGTATTGACTACTTTTTCTACTATGACGCAGTGTCATCAGTAATGCTCATATTGGAAAAACTTGCTGAGGTAAAAGATTTGATAGATAAAGTGAAAAAATTAGAGGAAATTCATGTATGA
- a CDS encoding ABC transporter permease translates to MKDLIKNEIIKMFYRKKILIGLAVILISSIVGVWGTIAIIKSTSPENEIKITQQKIANLKKERMKTKDPIKRQKIDEQILQSQAYIDNLKISMKSTDWRKDVKNQLAKLKKSMKEATDLSLLDSKEYYREQILEYEYCLKKNIKPYTLWQINNWTVMNIFLGLIIFLLPFIVFIFASDIVSNEISQKTISLLVTRPISRFKIALSKFISATIVCSALVIISEILVFIITGLLYGFIDLKYPITVGTRYRKHGLELIPIYGSTYIVPLGKFLIYALLLQLLIITACCALSFFISAISKSNSTAITLSFLMVYGIYFIVSPISEVVSKLNFLKAFLLYTYLNPLDILENNIATNVMISIMTPFVSILILFGYIVVFLLTSLKIFNKKDLLV, encoded by the coding sequence ATGAAAGATCTTATTAAGAATGAAATTATAAAAATGTTTTACAGAAAAAAAATACTAATTGGACTTGCTGTTATTTTAATTTCATCTATTGTAGGTGTATGGGGTACAATTGCAATTATAAAATCAACATCTCCTGAAAATGAGATAAAAATTACACAGCAAAAGATAGCTAATTTAAAAAAAGAGAGAATGAAAACAAAAGACCCTATCAAAAGACAAAAGATAGATGAGCAAATATTACAAAGTCAGGCTTATATAGATAATTTAAAAATCTCTATGAAATCAACAGACTGGAGAAAAGATGTTAAAAATCAACTGGCTAAGCTCAAAAAATCAATGAAAGAAGCTACTGATTTGAGTTTGCTGGATTCAAAAGAATACTATAGGGAGCAAATATTAGAGTATGAATACTGTTTAAAGAAAAACATAAAACCTTATACTTTGTGGCAAATCAATAACTGGACGGTTATGAACATATTTTTAGGATTGATAATTTTTCTTCTACCGTTTATAGTTTTTATCTTTGCTTCAGACATTGTGTCAAATGAAATATCTCAAAAAACAATAAGTTTATTAGTGACAAGACCCATAAGCAGATTTAAAATAGCTCTTTCCAAGTTTATTTCTGCAACTATTGTGTGTTCAGCACTTGTGATAATTTCAGAAATTTTGGTGTTTATAATAACAGGATTATTATATGGTTTTATAGATTTAAAATATCCGATTACTGTTGGCACAAGATACAGAAAACACGGTTTAGAGTTGATACCAATATATGGTAGTACTTATATAGTGCCATTAGGAAAATTCTTGATATATGCATTGCTTTTACAGCTTTTAATCATAACTGCTTGCTGTGCGCTTAGCTTTTTTATTTCAGCAATTAGCAAAAGCAATTCAACTGCAATTACTTTGAGTTTTTTGATGGTATACGGTATATATTTTATAGTCTCTCCTATTTCAGAGGTAGTTTCTAAACTAAATTTTTTAAAAGCATTTTTACTTTACACCTATCTAAACCCATTAGATATTTTAGAAAATAATATTGCAACAAATGTTATGATATCTATAATGACACCATTTGTAAGCATTTTGATTTTATTCGGATATATTGTTGTATTTTTATTAACTTCGCTAAAAATATTTAACAAAAAAGATTTGCTTGTTTAA
- a CDS encoding ABC transporter ATP-binding protein, producing MSKAVEVISVYKRFGKKEVIKGVSFDIDEGETVGFVGPNGAGKTTTIKMMTGLIRPTDGQIKIFGHDVVKEPLNAMRYVGCIVEKPEVYEFLTGFENMAQIARIYRIGKEKIYEAAKFVGIDYALKEKAKKYSLGMKQRLALAMAILTEPKLLILDEPTNGLDPSGIIELRNLLRSLSKDKKTTIFISSHNLNEIEEICEKVIFIKDGKIEMVKKLTQKGENGCKRFVVVLNTDNLEVSQITKIIEKFNQVKVVSTDSDKIEVELLGDKKMDFLNFLFQNNVSVRDFYEKTENLESVYLKIYSGEVLSNERSY from the coding sequence ATGTCAAAAGCAGTTGAGGTCATTTCTGTTTACAAAAGATTTGGAAAAAAAGAAGTGATAAAAGGAGTTTCTTTTGATATTGATGAGGGCGAGACTGTAGGCTTTGTGGGGCCAAATGGAGCTGGCAAGACAACAACAATTAAAATGATGACAGGGCTTATACGACCAACAGATGGCCAAATCAAGATTTTTGGGCATGATGTTGTTAAAGAGCCTTTAAATGCAATGAGGTATGTAGGCTGTATTGTTGAAAAACCGGAGGTTTATGAATTTTTAACCGGTTTTGAGAACATGGCTCAAATTGCACGAATTTATAGAATTGGTAAGGAAAAGATTTATGAAGCAGCTAAATTTGTGGGAATTGATTATGCTTTGAAAGAAAAGGCTAAAAAATATTCACTTGGCATGAAGCAGAGGCTGGCATTGGCAATGGCAATTTTGACAGAACCAAAACTTCTTATCTTAGATGAGCCAACAAACGGTCTTGACCCTTCAGGAATAATTGAGCTAAGGAACCTATTGAGAAGTCTTTCGAAAGACAAGAAGACAACCATTTTTATCTCATCCCACAACCTTAATGAAATAGAAGAAATCTGTGAGAAAGTGATATTTATTAAAGATGGGAAAATTGAGATGGTAAAGAAGTTAACGCAGAAAGGAGAAAATGGATGCAAGAGATTTGTTGTTGTTTTGAACACGGATAATTTAGAAGTTTCACAAATTACCAAGATTATTGAGAAGTTCAATCAAGTAAAAGTGGTGAGCACTGATAGCGACAAAATTGAGGTGGAGCTTCTGGGAGATAAGAAGATGGATTTTCTCAATTTTTTGTTTCAAAATAATGTGTCTGTTCGTGATTTTTATGAAAAGACTGAGAATTTGGAAAGTGTGTATTTAAAAATTTATAGTGGTGAGGTGTTGAGTAATGAAAGATCTTATTAA
- a CDS encoding GntR family transcriptional regulator, which translates to MLKFDPNIPVYLQIMEFLKKKIASGNLQPGEKLSSVREMAQMFGVNPNTIQRVLQELERENLIFTERGIGNFVTKDERVIAKMREEMAAKMIEDFIKSMNDIGFSDKEIIRLLEKKIKKER; encoded by the coding sequence TTGCTAAAATTTGACCCTAACATTCCAGTGTACTTACAGATAATGGAGTTTTTAAAAAAGAAAATTGCCAGTGGAAATTTGCAGCCGGGAGAAAAACTTTCATCTGTTCGGGAGATGGCGCAGATGTTTGGTGTAAATCCCAATACAATTCAGAGGGTTCTTCAGGAATTAGAAAGGGAGAATCTTATTTTCACAGAAAGAGGAATTGGAAACTTTGTGACAAAGGATGAGAGAGTAATAGCTAAGATGAGAGAAGAAATGGCTGCAAAAATGATAGAGGATTTTATTAAGTCAATGAATGATATTGGTTTTTCAGATAAAGAAATTATACGGCTTCTTGAAAAAAAGATTAAGAAAGAGAGGTAG